The following coding sequences are from one Lolium rigidum isolate FL_2022 chromosome 6, APGP_CSIRO_Lrig_0.1, whole genome shotgun sequence window:
- the LOC124667588 gene encoding 60S ribosomal protein L39 — protein sequence MPSHKTFRIKQKLAKKQRQNRPIPYWIRMRTDNTIRYNAKRRHWRRTKLGF from the coding sequence ATGCCGTCCCACAAgaccttccgcatcaagcagaagCTGGCGAAGAAGCAGCGCCAGAACCGCCCCATCCCCTACTGGATCCGCATGAGGACCGACAACACCATCAGGTACAACGCGAAGCGCAGGCACTGGCGCCGCACCAAGCTCGGGTTCTAA